The Acinetobacter pittii genome contains a region encoding:
- a CDS encoding 3-hydroxylacyl-ACP dehydratase, translating into MKLDAIQYIPHEQPMVFIDHLTDVAEGRAQAELTITPELMFCEAEGLPTWASIEIMAQTISAYSGWQGQQSKQAPKVGFLLGTRKLNLPIPYFSLGSRLIIQIEQQYFYEGLGQFSCEIQYAEHCIQATLSVFEPTETPFE; encoded by the coding sequence ATGAAACTAGATGCAATTCAATATATTCCTCATGAGCAACCGATGGTATTTATTGACCATTTAACGGATGTTGCTGAAGGGCGGGCACAAGCAGAACTCACGATTACACCAGAGCTCATGTTTTGTGAAGCGGAAGGATTGCCGACATGGGCAAGCATTGAAATTATGGCACAAACAATTAGTGCTTATTCAGGCTGGCAAGGTCAGCAGTCAAAACAAGCACCAAAAGTCGGTTTTTTATTGGGAACACGTAAATTAAATTTACCCATCCCTTATTTCTCCTTAGGTTCACGATTGATCATCCAAATAGAGCAACAATATTTTTATGAAGGACTTGGGCAATTTTCCTGTGAAATTCAATATGCTGAGCACTGCATTCAGGCAACGTTAAGTGTATTTGAACCTACAGAAACACCATTTGAATAA
- a CDS encoding DUF3261 domain-containing protein translates to MQHKWATILLSSLIFLNGCQVIPHAKGLQSPLWQAQTYQRQDQVEVQWKQQSFSFLLYQQQKGAVLDMVALSLTGQQLFKLQFDGHRVHVEQCIDQMRLLPFEFVVRDLLFATYPQFSHLGQQAVEMKQQADKQIVYIEKQPVLQLKQGQGSIELINEQVPYTMTLSSIENTLQTEESSTP, encoded by the coding sequence ATGCAACACAAATGGGCAACGATATTACTCAGTAGCTTGATATTTTTAAATGGTTGTCAGGTCATACCACATGCCAAAGGACTGCAAAGTCCACTATGGCAGGCTCAGACTTATCAAAGGCAAGATCAGGTTGAGGTTCAGTGGAAGCAGCAAAGTTTTAGCTTCTTGTTATATCAACAGCAAAAGGGTGCTGTACTGGATATGGTCGCTTTAAGCCTGACAGGCCAGCAATTATTTAAGTTACAGTTTGATGGGCATCGGGTTCATGTTGAACAGTGTATTGATCAAATGCGTTTATTGCCTTTTGAGTTTGTGGTGCGTGACCTTTTGTTTGCGACATACCCTCAATTTTCGCATTTAGGGCAGCAAGCTGTAGAGATGAAACAACAAGCAGACAAGCAGATTGTCTATATCGAAAAGCAGCCTGTGTTACAGCTTAAACAGGGACAAGGAAGCATTGAATTGATTAATGAACAAGTCCCTTATACCATGACGCTGAGTTCGATTGAGAACACCTTGCAGACAGAAGAAAGTTCTACGCCATGA
- the fabG gene encoding 3-ketoacyl-ACP reductase FabG2 produces MTRRILVTGSSRGIGKAIALQLAKAGFDVTVHARSRQAEAEQVVQEIQALGQNSHYLMFDVNERQTVQQILEQDVEQHGAFYGVVLNAGLTHDGAFPALTDQDWDEVISTSLDGFYNVLKPLIMPMIHLRKGGRIVTLSSVSGIMGNRGQVNYSAAKAGLIGATKALALELAKRKITVNCVAPGLIETEMVTDEVKEHALKMIPLQRMGQVDEVASVVKFLCSDEASYVTRQVISVNGGLI; encoded by the coding sequence GTGACAAGACGAATTTTAGTAACGGGTTCAAGCCGAGGAATTGGGAAAGCGATTGCATTACAGCTGGCAAAGGCTGGTTTTGATGTAACTGTACATGCACGTTCTCGTCAGGCAGAGGCTGAGCAAGTCGTACAAGAGATTCAAGCCTTAGGTCAAAATAGCCATTATTTAATGTTTGATGTAAATGAGCGCCAGACGGTTCAACAAATTCTAGAACAAGACGTAGAGCAGCATGGCGCTTTTTATGGGGTTGTATTAAATGCAGGTCTTACTCATGATGGTGCTTTTCCTGCGTTAACAGATCAAGATTGGGATGAAGTAATTTCGACTTCCTTAGACGGTTTCTATAATGTTTTAAAACCACTTATCATGCCAATGATTCACTTACGCAAAGGTGGCCGTATTGTCACTTTATCTTCTGTGTCTGGAATTATGGGTAATCGTGGACAGGTCAACTACAGTGCTGCAAAAGCAGGTCTAATTGGTGCGACCAAGGCTTTGGCACTCGAATTGGCGAAGCGAAAAATTACTGTGAACTGTGTAGCCCCTGGACTGATCGAAACCGAAATGGTGACAGATGAAGTCAAAGAACATGCACTTAAAATGATTCCGTTGCAACGCATGGGGCAGGTCGATGAAGTGGCGAGCGTAGTGAAATTCTTGTGTTCAGATGAAGCCTCTTATGTAACCCGACAGGTGATCTCTGTAAATGGAGGACTCATCTGA
- the oxsM gene encoding beta-ketoacyl-[acyl-carrier-protein] synthase family protein gives MKHLPSANAAPMAVGIQFSVGLSALGSELNQIKQALQQPQQTLSLRDDLIADRDVWVGQYTHPLCSSVPDALRYVDSRNLRFALTALSKIEIELKAYTASFENKRLAIVVGTSTSGIADNELLLKQYFQGKTDLSISHYPQEMSCLAKALQQYLGWEGPAYTISTACSSSAKALAAGQRLLHADLADVVLVGGVDTLCKLTLNGFNSLESLSGHICQPCGVNRDGINIGEAAAFFVLSKEQAPVMLMGAGESMDAWHISAPHPEGKGAALAMQRALDMANISAQEVGYINLHGTATPQNDAMEIKAVRQVFGDYQVALSSTKHKTGHCLGAAGAIEAFICEQVLKDQSWLPLHQSVEIDPNLADQNYVQNAELKQPIRYVMSNSFAFGGSNISLVFGVKP, from the coding sequence ATGAAACATTTACCTTCAGCAAATGCAGCTCCAATGGCAGTAGGCATACAATTTAGTGTTGGTTTGTCAGCTTTAGGCAGTGAACTTAATCAAATCAAACAAGCATTACAACAGCCACAGCAAACTTTGAGTTTGCGAGATGATTTAATTGCTGATCGTGATGTTTGGGTGGGGCAATATACGCATCCATTATGTTCGAGCGTACCTGATGCTTTGCGCTATGTAGATTCACGTAATCTACGTTTTGCATTAACCGCATTATCTAAAATCGAAATAGAGTTAAAAGCTTATACCGCATCCTTTGAAAATAAACGTTTGGCCATTGTGGTGGGCACATCTACCTCTGGTATTGCAGATAATGAACTCTTACTTAAGCAATATTTTCAAGGAAAAACAGATCTATCGATATCACACTATCCTCAAGAAATGAGCTGTTTAGCGAAAGCATTACAGCAGTACTTAGGATGGGAAGGGCCTGCATATACGATTTCGACAGCTTGTTCTTCAAGCGCTAAAGCATTAGCCGCAGGGCAGCGATTACTTCACGCAGATTTAGCCGATGTTGTGCTGGTTGGTGGCGTTGATACCTTGTGTAAGTTGACCCTAAATGGATTTAATAGTCTAGAAAGTTTATCTGGACATATTTGCCAACCCTGCGGTGTAAACCGTGATGGTATTAATATTGGTGAAGCCGCTGCGTTTTTTGTACTAAGTAAAGAACAAGCACCTGTCATGTTAATGGGGGCGGGTGAGTCCATGGATGCATGGCACATTTCAGCCCCGCATCCTGAAGGTAAAGGTGCCGCTTTAGCTATGCAACGTGCATTAGATATGGCAAATATTTCCGCTCAAGAGGTGGGCTATATCAACTTGCATGGAACAGCAACTCCACAAAATGATGCGATGGAAATTAAGGCTGTAAGGCAAGTTTTTGGTGATTACCAAGTTGCTTTAAGTAGTACAAAACATAAAACTGGACATTGTCTTGGTGCAGCGGGTGCCATCGAAGCTTTTATTTGTGAGCAAGTTTTAAAAGATCAAAGTTGGTTGCCTTTACATCAAAGTGTTGAGATTGATCCAAATTTGGCTGACCAAAACTATGTGCAAAATGCCGAACTAAAACAGCCCATCCGCTATGTGATGAGTAATTCTTTCGCTTTTGGGGGAAGTAATATTAGTCTTGTTTTTGGAGTGAAGCCCTGA
- a CDS encoding NAD(P)/FAD-dependent oxidoreductase: protein MSTIEKIDVVIIGAGPSGSSAAALLRKKGYTVTVIEKQHFPRFSIGESLLPQSMAFLEEAGLLETVREHVEQYAFQFKNGAAFLRGKQRSFYDFTEKFTDGPGTTWQVRRADFDNLLAKQAQAYGADIRFGHEVLDVDVASEQPVLTVIDEEQQRYQIQTKFLLDASGFGRILPKLLDLESPSNFPVRRALFTHIEDGITDDPEFDRNKILITVHEKDHRAWYWLIPFADGRASFGVVAEQDFFDKYMVENASDNEPEAMFKRILADELSLSHVLRRAKFDTPVRTLVGYSANVKHLADRNYALLGNAGEFLDPVFSSGVTIALKSSSLAVPLVERVLQGVQVDWLEEYEKPLRRGIQVFRAYVESWYEGEFQDVVFSQNQNEGIRRMISSLLAGYAWDEQNPIHKNAKRRLSTLAEYCREGLTQEQVLEG from the coding sequence ATGAGCACTATAGAAAAAATTGACGTCGTGATTATTGGGGCTGGGCCATCAGGTAGTTCTGCTGCTGCACTTCTTCGAAAAAAGGGCTATACCGTTACGGTCATTGAAAAACAGCATTTCCCTCGTTTTTCGATTGGTGAGTCATTGCTACCGCAGTCTATGGCATTTTTAGAAGAGGCTGGTTTATTAGAAACAGTCCGTGAGCATGTTGAACAATATGCTTTTCAATTTAAAAACGGGGCGGCTTTTTTACGTGGCAAACAGCGTAGCTTCTATGACTTTACAGAAAAATTTACGGATGGACCAGGAACGACTTGGCAAGTTCGCCGTGCAGATTTTGACAACTTACTAGCAAAACAGGCTCAAGCTTATGGTGCGGATATTCGCTTTGGGCATGAGGTTTTAGATGTTGATGTTGCATCTGAACAGCCTGTACTTACAGTAATTGATGAAGAACAACAGCGTTATCAGATTCAAACTAAATTCTTGTTAGATGCGAGTGGCTTTGGACGAATTTTGCCAAAGTTATTAGATCTAGAAAGTCCATCAAATTTTCCGGTAAGACGTGCGCTGTTTACCCATATTGAAGACGGAATTACAGATGACCCAGAGTTTGATCGTAATAAAATTTTAATTACTGTTCATGAAAAAGATCATCGTGCATGGTATTGGCTGATTCCATTTGCAGATGGACGAGCTTCTTTTGGTGTTGTTGCAGAACAAGATTTTTTTGACAAATACATGGTCGAAAATGCTTCGGATAATGAACCTGAAGCAATGTTCAAACGTATTTTGGCTGATGAGCTAAGCTTGTCACATGTATTGCGCCGTGCAAAGTTTGATACACCAGTGCGGACCTTGGTGGGCTACTCAGCGAATGTAAAACACTTGGCAGACCGCAATTATGCTCTATTAGGTAATGCGGGTGAGTTTCTTGATCCAGTCTTTTCCTCAGGTGTGACAATTGCTCTTAAATCTTCAAGTTTGGCGGTTCCTTTAGTTGAACGAGTTTTACAAGGTGTGCAAGTCGACTGGTTAGAAGAATATGAAAAACCATTACGCCGCGGTATTCAGGTATTTCGTGCCTATGTTGAGTCATGGTACGAAGGCGAGTTCCAAGATGTGGTGTTTTCGCAAAATCAGAATGAAGGCATTCGCCGTATGATTTCTTCACTGTTGGCGGGTTATGCGTGGGATGAACAAAACCCGATCCATAAAAATGCTAAACGTAGACTCAGCACTTTGGCAGAATATTGTCGTGAAGGCTTGACGCAAGAACAGGTACTTGAGGGATAA
- the fabF gene encoding beta-ketoacyl-ACP synthase codes for MKRVVVTGMAGITSLGETADDIFTRFEAAKSGIRYMPEWEQYVDLRTKLAGPVETFHVPKHFNRKVTRGMGRVALMSVVCAETALQNAGLLGHEILSSGEAGVAFGSSAGSVDAVGEFASMLLHQSMSKINATTYIRMMAHTSAVNMTVYFGLKGLTLPTSSACTSGSMAIGQAYEAIKYGKQQVMIAGGAEELSAAGAAVFDVLFATSGMNDQPEKTPRPFDAKRDGLVIGEGAGCLILEEYEHAKARGAHIYAEVIGYGSNTDGQHVTRPESEMMGRCMELALKDASVEAKDIAYVNAHGTSTDQGDVAESQATAKVLGYKPISSLKSYFGHTLGACGAIEAWLSIEMMNRGRFIPTLNLDEIDPLCGELDYIVQQPRNLDADIIMSNNFAFGGINTSLIFKLVKQ; via the coding sequence ATGAAACGTGTAGTTGTGACAGGAATGGCAGGAATTACCTCTTTGGGTGAAACTGCCGATGATATCTTTACGCGATTTGAAGCTGCTAAAAGTGGCATTCGCTACATGCCGGAGTGGGAGCAATATGTTGACCTTCGGACCAAGCTTGCTGGGCCTGTTGAAACATTTCATGTTCCAAAACATTTTAACCGTAAGGTTACCCGTGGTATGGGGCGTGTAGCACTCATGTCTGTGGTTTGTGCCGAAACTGCGTTACAAAATGCTGGTTTGCTTGGACATGAAATTTTGTCTAGCGGCGAAGCGGGTGTTGCCTTTGGGTCTTCTGCGGGTAGCGTAGATGCTGTGGGTGAGTTTGCAAGTATGTTGCTTCACCAGAGCATGAGTAAGATTAATGCCACCACTTATATTCGCATGATGGCCCACACCAGTGCGGTGAACATGACCGTATATTTTGGCCTAAAAGGATTAACTTTACCTACCTCAAGCGCATGTACCTCTGGTTCCATGGCAATTGGGCAAGCGTATGAAGCAATCAAATATGGCAAACAACAGGTCATGATTGCGGGTGGTGCCGAGGAACTCAGTGCGGCAGGGGCAGCAGTTTTTGATGTATTGTTCGCGACCAGTGGCATGAATGATCAACCTGAAAAAACACCACGTCCATTTGATGCTAAACGAGATGGATTGGTGATTGGTGAAGGCGCAGGCTGTTTAATTCTCGAAGAATATGAACATGCCAAAGCCCGAGGTGCTCATATTTATGCAGAAGTGATTGGTTATGGTAGCAATACCGATGGTCAACATGTCACTCGTCCTGAATCAGAAATGATGGGGCGTTGTATGGAGTTAGCACTTAAAGATGCATCTGTAGAAGCTAAAGATATTGCTTATGTAAATGCACATGGTACTTCAACTGATCAGGGGGATGTGGCGGAGAGCCAAGCCACTGCAAAAGTTTTAGGCTATAAACCAATTAGCTCTTTAAAGAGTTATTTTGGACATACGCTGGGGGCGTGTGGGGCTATTGAAGCTTGGTTAAGCATCGAAATGATGAATCGTGGCCGTTTTATTCCAACTTTAAATCTAGATGAAATCGACCCACTATGTGGTGAACTAGATTATATCGTTCAGCAGCCGAGAAATTTGGATGCTGACATTATTATGAGCAATAACTTTGCTTTTGGCGGAATTAATACTTCGCTTATTTTTAAACTTGTTAAACAATAA